CATTCGGTGGCCAGTTCGGCGGTCGCGCCGGTGAGCTGCTGCCGGACCCAGGCGGCCTTGGCCTCGATGTCGAGTCCGGTGAGGACGAAGGTGACCTCGTTGCGGAAGCCGCCCAGGGTGTTTCGGCCGACCTTGAGCGTGGGGGGCGGCGCCTCGCCGCGCACGCCGCCGAGCCGTACGCGGTCCGTGCCGTCGTCCGCGAGCCGGACGGTGTCGAAGCGCGTGGTGACGTCGGGGCCGGCGTAGCGCGCCCCGGCGATCTCGTAGAGCAGCTGCGCGGTCACCGTCCCGGTCGTGACCGCGCCGCCGGTGCCGGCGGGCTTCGTGATCACCGCCGAGCCGTCGGCGGCGATCTCGGCGATCGGGAAGCCGAGTGGCCGGTCCAGGTCGGGCAGTTCGCGGAAGAACGCGTAGTTGCCACCGGTCGCCTGCGGACCGCACTCGATGACGTGGCCGGCCACGACGGCGCCGGCGAGCTCGTCGTAGGACGTTCGGCTCCACCCGTGGTGCCAGGCCGCCGGCCCGACGACGAGCGAGGCGTCGGTGACGCGTCCGGTGACCACGATGTCGGCACCGGCGCGCAGGCACTCGGCGATGCCCCACGCGCCGAGGTAGGCGTTGGCGGCCAGTGGCTCGCCGAGGTCGAGCTCGGCGGCCCGCTCACGCAGGTCGTCGCCCTCGACGTGCGCGACGGCGACGTCGAGACCCAGGCTGTCGGCCAGGATCCGGACGGCGTTGGCGAGACCGGCCGGGTTGAGGCCGCCGGCGTTGGTGACGATGCGGACGCCGCGCTCCAGCGCCGGGGCGAGCGCGGACTCCAGATGACGCAGAAACGTCTTCGCGTAGCCGAGCGTGGGGTCCTTCAGGCGGTCCCGGCCGAGGATCAGCATGGTCAGCTCGGCCAGGTAGTCGCCCGTGACGACGTCGACGCCGTCGGCGGTGACCATGTCGTACAGCGCGGTGGCGCGGTCGCCGTAGAAGCCGGACGCGTTCGCGACGTGCAGCGGCCGGCTCACGACGCCGGCTCCCGACCGGGACCGGGTGCGCCGGCGAAGGCC
This portion of the Jatrophihabitans endophyticus genome encodes:
- a CDS encoding acyclic terpene utilization AtuA family protein is translated as MVTADGVDVVTGDYLAELTMLILGRDRLKDPTLGYAKTFLRHLESALAPALERGVRIVTNAGGLNPAGLANAVRILADSLGLDVAVAHVEGDDLRERAAELDLGEPLAANAYLGAWGIAECLRAGADIVVTGRVTDASLVVGPAAWHHGWSRTSYDELAGAVVAGHVIECGPQATGGNYAFFRELPDLDRPLGFPIAEIAADGSAVITKPAGTGGAVTTGTVTAQLLYEIAGARYAGPDVTTRFDTVRLADDGTDRVRLGGVRGEAPPPTLKVGRNTLGGFRNEVTFVLTGLDIEAKAAWVRQQLTGATAELATEWRLARTDRPDADVQEEAAALLHCVVRGPDPKAVGRAFSGRAIELALASVPGFHVTAPPGDAAPYGVFTAAAVPASAVPHVAVLPDGTRVDIPAPDETRELDDLVAAPPTGYAVGPTRRVPLGLVAGARSGDKGSAANIGLWTRSDDAYRWLASYLTAAELRRLLPEVARLEVTRHALPNLRAVNFVVEGVLGEGVAYNARHDPQAKAIGEWLRSRLVDVPEELLDD